Proteins co-encoded in one Flavobacterium sp. M31R6 genomic window:
- a CDS encoding M1 family metallopeptidase, with the protein MNKLFLKCTVFSFIALVSVEMSAQNANKNTDELAAYRVTAQKVNDLVNTKLEVSFDYGKRYLYGKEWLTLTPHFYETDTLTLDAKGMDFKEIAIMEGTKKVPLKYTYDTEQLFITLNRKYKNTEKYTIYIDYTAKPNELKAKGSAAITDAKGLYFINPDGKEDKPIEIWTQGETEASSAWFPTIDKPNQKTTSEISMTVDAKYVTLSNGKLVAQKANKNGTRTDTWKMDVPNAPYLFMMAVGDFKIFKDSYNGKEVSYYLEPKYAPYAKQIFGKTPDMMNFYSKMLGVEYPWVKYAQIVARDYVSGAMENTSATLHGEYVQKTERELLDDNGESTIAHELFHQWFGDYVTAESWSNLTMNESFATFGEVLWHGHDAGQDAEDRSRYEKLQNYLGSSKNGMSPVLARFHYNDKEDMFDNISYSKGSIILYAIKNQMGDEAFFKSLNRYLTTNAFKSGETHQLRLAMEDVTGIDWSPYFNQWYYQGGNPILEIKYGYANGKATISVKQTQDSSVQLFSLPLKVDFYVNGNKIRKNILIENREQNFSFDVPVKPDFVDMDADKILVGQIIENKKAEDYLYQYKNAPSYFNRIEAIKFALKDKSHTAQLIALAGLGDQQDDLRTLSVKGLDLNDSQTKDAAFKSLLGIAKNDKNTTVRAAAILKLASTGDTAYKELMNESIKEQSYKVIAAGISGLFKFSAEEGNKALASLDDDTKKHVTPLMKKM; encoded by the coding sequence ATGAATAAGCTTTTTTTAAAATGTACAGTTTTTAGCTTCATCGCATTGGTATCGGTAGAAATGAGTGCACAGAACGCTAATAAAAATACAGACGAGCTAGCCGCTTATAGAGTTACTGCGCAAAAGGTAAACGATCTCGTAAATACAAAACTGGAAGTGTCATTTGATTATGGCAAGCGATATTTATACGGAAAAGAATGGCTTACTTTAACGCCTCATTTTTACGAAACGGATACCCTTACTTTGGACGCCAAAGGAATGGATTTTAAAGAAATTGCAATAATGGAAGGGACAAAAAAAGTTCCTTTAAAATATACGTATGATACAGAGCAACTCTTTATCACTCTAAACAGAAAATATAAAAACACGGAGAAATACACCATTTATATTGATTATACTGCAAAACCAAATGAGTTAAAAGCAAAAGGAAGCGCTGCAATTACTGATGCAAAAGGATTGTATTTTATCAACCCAGACGGAAAAGAAGATAAACCCATAGAAATATGGACACAAGGTGAAACAGAGGCATCATCTGCTTGGTTTCCTACTATTGATAAGCCAAATCAAAAAACGACATCGGAGATTTCGATGACAGTGGATGCTAAATATGTGACATTGTCAAATGGAAAATTAGTTGCGCAAAAAGCTAATAAAAATGGAACTCGCACAGATACATGGAAGATGGATGTGCCTAATGCTCCTTACTTGTTTATGATGGCTGTTGGAGATTTTAAAATATTTAAAGATTCCTATAATGGTAAGGAAGTTAGTTATTACTTAGAACCAAAGTATGCGCCGTATGCCAAACAAATATTTGGCAAGACACCGGATATGATGAATTTTTACAGCAAAATGTTAGGAGTTGAATATCCGTGGGTTAAATATGCTCAGATTGTTGCTAGAGATTACGTTTCTGGCGCAATGGAAAACACATCGGCTACTTTGCATGGTGAATATGTGCAAAAAACAGAAAGAGAATTATTGGATGACAATGGAGAAAGTACTATTGCACACGAACTTTTTCATCAGTGGTTTGGGGATTATGTAACAGCCGAATCTTGGTCTAATTTAACGATGAATGAATCTTTTGCAACTTTTGGAGAAGTACTTTGGCATGGACATGATGCCGGACAAGATGCAGAAGACAGATCACGTTATGAAAAACTACAAAACTATTTAGGCTCTAGCAAAAATGGAATGAGCCCAGTTTTGGCCCGTTTTCATTACAATGATAAAGAAGATATGTTCGACAATATTAGCTATTCAAAAGGTTCTATAATATTGTACGCTATAAAAAATCAAATGGGTGATGAAGCTTTCTTTAAATCATTAAATCGTTATTTGACTACGAATGCTTTTAAGAGTGGAGAAACACATCAGTTGCGCTTGGCAATGGAGGATGTGACCGGAATAGATTGGAGTCCTTATTTTAACCAATGGTACTATCAAGGAGGTAATCCGATTTTAGAAATTAAATATGGTTATGCTAATGGGAAAGCTACTATTTCTGTAAAACAAACTCAGGATAGTTCTGTACAATTGTTTAGCCTGCCACTAAAAGTTGATTTTTATGTAAACGGAAATAAAATTAGAAAGAATATTTTAATTGAAAACAGAGAGCAAAATTTCAGTTTTGATGTGCCTGTAAAACCAGATTTTGTGGATATGGATGCCGATAAAATTTTGGTTGGCCAAATTATTGAAAACAAGAAGGCTGAAGATTATCTATATCAATATAAAAATGCTCCATCGTATTTTAACAGAATTGAAGCAATAAAATTTGCTCTTAAAGATAAAAGTCATACTGCCCAACTTATTGCATTGGCCGGTTTAGGTGATCAACAAGATGATTTAAGGACACTTAGTGTTAAAGGATTGGATTTAAACGATAGCCAAACAAAAGATGCTGCATTTAAAAGCTTACTTGGTATAGCCAAAAATGATAAAAATACAACTGTTCGAGCAGCAGCAATTTTGAAATTGGCATCAACTGGTGACACTGCTTATAAAGAATTAATGAATGAAAGTATTAAAGAGCAGTCTTATAAAGTGATTGCTGCAGGTATATCTGGATTGTTTAAATTCTCAGCTGAAGAAGGAAATAAAGCATTGGCATCATTGGACGACGACACCAAAAAACATGTAACTCCTTTGATGAAAAAAATGTAA
- a CDS encoding Gfo/Idh/MocA family protein: protein MKSTFFKNILIICCLLGWIGASAQMIKTATPKRAKGQTDVLRLACAPIPTVRVAFIGLGMRGPGAVKRMTNIPGVQVVALCDILEKNTKSANQILEKAGLPKAQEFFGDENAWRKVTALPNVDLVYVATDWKHHAQIGVQAMKDGKHVAIEVPSAMTMDEIWELINTSEKTRKHCMQLENCVYDFFELTTLNMAQQGLFGEILHAEGSYIHNLEPYWMDYWNNWRLDYNIKHRGDIYATHGMGPACLALNIHRGDKMNYLVSMDTKSVGIPAFIKEKKGEDLKDFRNGDHTMTMIRTENGKTIQIQHDVANPRPYTRMYQLTGTKGFANKYPVEGYALGAAAVGQDITPDYQKLDAEEYVSEEVKKALMIKYKHPIVKGIEEKAKQVGGHGGMDFIMDYRLIHCLQNGLPLDMDVYDLAEWSCLGPLTEISLDNGSTPVQIPDFTRGGWNKLKKVEFSE, encoded by the coding sequence ATGAAATCTACTTTTTTTAAAAACATTCTGATTATCTGTTGTTTATTGGGATGGATAGGGGCGTCTGCCCAAATGATAAAGACGGCTACACCAAAACGTGCCAAAGGACAAACAGATGTTTTGCGTTTGGCTTGTGCGCCAATACCAACGGTTCGTGTTGCTTTTATTGGCTTAGGAATGCGTGGGCCAGGGGCGGTTAAACGAATGACAAATATTCCTGGAGTACAGGTTGTTGCACTTTGTGATATACTGGAAAAAAACACGAAATCGGCAAATCAGATTTTAGAAAAGGCAGGACTTCCTAAAGCGCAAGAATTTTTCGGTGATGAAAATGCTTGGCGTAAAGTAACTGCACTTCCTAATGTTGATCTTGTTTATGTTGCAACCGACTGGAAACATCATGCTCAAATTGGTGTTCAAGCAATGAAAGATGGAAAACACGTGGCTATAGAAGTACCTTCTGCAATGACAATGGATGAAATATGGGAACTAATCAATACTTCTGAAAAAACCAGAAAGCATTGTATGCAATTAGAGAACTGTGTTTACGACTTCTTTGAATTGACAACTCTAAATATGGCTCAACAGGGATTGTTTGGAGAAATTCTTCACGCAGAAGGTTCCTATATTCATAATCTTGAACCGTATTGGATGGATTACTGGAACAATTGGCGTTTGGATTACAACATAAAACATCGTGGAGACATTTATGCAACTCATGGAATGGGACCTGCTTGCTTGGCGTTGAATATCCACCGTGGAGATAAGATGAATTATTTGGTTTCAATGGATACCAAAAGCGTTGGTATTCCTGCTTTTATCAAAGAGAAAAAAGGGGAAGATTTAAAAGATTTTAGAAATGGAGACCACACTATGACAATGATTCGTACCGAGAACGGAAAAACGATTCAGATACAACATGATGTGGCTAATCCGCGTCCGTACACTCGAATGTACCAATTAACAGGAACAAAAGGTTTTGCCAATAAATATCCGGTAGAAGGATATGCTTTGGGAGCTGCAGCAGTTGGTCAAGATATTACTCCGGATTACCAAAAATTGGATGCTGAGGAGTATGTGTCTGAAGAGGTGAAAAAAGCATTAATGATTAAATATAAACATCCTATAGTAAAGGGTATCGAAGAAAAAGCCAAGCAAGTTGGTGGACATGGAGGAATGGATTTTATAATGGATTACCGTTTGATTCATTGTCTTCAAAACGGACTTCCATTGGATATGGACGTATATGATTTGGCCGAATGGTCTTGTCTTGGTCCATTGACGGAAATCTCTCTTGACAATGGTTCTACTCCTGTGCAAATTCCTGATTTTACCCGTGGCGGATGGAACAAATTGAAAAAAGTGGAGTTTTCGGAATAA
- the mnmE gene encoding tRNA uridine-5-carboxymethylaminomethyl(34) synthesis GTPase MnmE, which yields MIQNDSIVALATPSGAGAIAVIRISGEDAIAIGHSVFRSIKNKDLRQQKSHTLHLGHIVDDQKTLDEVLVSVFKGPNSYTGENTIEISCHGSTYIQQQIIQLLLRKGCRMADAGEFTLRAFLNGKLDLSQAEAVADLISSDNEASHQIAMQQMRGGFSNEIAKLREELLNFASLIELELDFAEEDVEFADRTQFHELLNRIEFVLKRLIDSFAVGNVIKNGIPVAIAGEPNVGKSTLLNALLNEERAIVSEIAGTTRDTIEDELVIGGIGFRFIDTAGIRETVDVVESIGIKKTFEKIEQAQVVVFLFDGFRFQVSGSDYIIEIEKVKNKYPLKPILVVVNKVDLLSENEIEKIDQKLETLNLKLLKISAKEKLGVDELKNQLLSFVNTGALRNNETIVTNTRHYDSLLKALDEIQKVKFGLETNLSSDLMALDIKEALYQFGMITGQVTNDELLGNIFANFCIGK from the coding sequence ATGATCCAAAACGATTCAATAGTTGCGTTGGCCACTCCTTCGGGAGCGGGAGCAATTGCCGTAATTCGAATTTCTGGCGAAGATGCCATTGCTATAGGGCACTCTGTTTTTCGATCCATAAAAAACAAAGATTTAAGACAGCAAAAATCACATACCCTTCATTTGGGGCATATTGTTGATGACCAAAAAACCCTGGACGAGGTTTTGGTTTCTGTTTTCAAAGGACCAAATTCATACACGGGAGAAAATACAATTGAGATTTCGTGCCACGGTTCAACCTATATTCAGCAGCAAATTATCCAGTTATTATTGCGAAAAGGCTGTCGAATGGCCGATGCTGGGGAGTTTACCCTTAGAGCTTTCCTGAATGGAAAACTAGATTTATCACAAGCCGAAGCCGTAGCCGATTTGATTTCTTCTGATAATGAAGCTTCACACCAAATTGCGATGCAACAAATGCGTGGTGGTTTCTCCAATGAAATTGCCAAACTGCGTGAGGAACTCTTGAATTTTGCCTCGCTCATTGAACTTGAATTGGACTTTGCTGAAGAAGATGTAGAATTTGCTGACAGAACCCAATTTCATGAATTGTTGAATCGAATTGAGTTTGTCCTCAAGCGGTTAATCGATTCTTTTGCAGTTGGGAATGTTATCAAAAACGGAATTCCAGTGGCAATTGCAGGTGAACCTAATGTTGGGAAATCAACTTTATTGAATGCTTTACTGAACGAGGAACGCGCCATTGTTTCGGAAATTGCGGGAACTACCCGTGATACAATTGAAGACGAATTGGTAATAGGCGGTATTGGTTTTCGATTCATCGATACAGCTGGAATACGTGAAACTGTAGATGTGGTTGAAAGTATTGGGATTAAAAAAACGTTCGAAAAAATTGAACAGGCACAAGTTGTTGTTTTTTTGTTTGATGGTTTCAGGTTTCAGGTTTCAGGTTCTGACTACATCATAGAAATTGAAAAAGTTAAAAATAAATATCCACTTAAACCAATATTAGTTGTTGTAAATAAAGTCGATTTATTAAGTGAAAATGAAATCGAAAAAATTGATCAAAAACTTGAAACTTTAAACCTGAAACTTTTAAAAATTTCTGCCAAAGAGAAACTAGGCGTTGATGAACTTAAAAATCAACTGCTATCTTTTGTAAATACAGGCGCTTTACGAAATAACGAAACCATTGTAACCAACACCAGACATTACGATTCGCTACTCAAAGCACTGGACGAAATTCAGAAAGTAAAATTTGGATTGGAGACCAATCTTTCCAGTGACTTAATGGCATTAGATATTAAAGAAGCTTTATACCAATTTGGAATGATTACAGGTCAGGTTACCAATGATGAGTTGTTGGGGAATATTTTTGCTAATTTCTGCATCGGAAAATAG
- a CDS encoding DUF3472 domain-containing protein: MKYPKVAFSFFFTILISVISTAQNSKIELSLPLGGNAFSSLHNEENPTITNNGIENWANPKEYFTAYFRISKPGTFTIATDESVVVSGKSVLEFIINNSSKRVRYDETKKHSLIVGNWKISDTGYVAIKIKGISKTANAFPSISGLTISSTDFDGKIALVPNNEGNFYHWGRRGPSVHLNYQVPENVNAEWYYNEITVPVGQDIIGSYYMANGFGEGYFGIQVNSDHERRILFSVWSPFATDNPESIPDSQKIKLLKKGNNVTTGEFGNEGSGGQSYLKYNWIAGNTYKFLLHGSPQKDNTTIYSAYFFAPELNQWQLIASFNRPQTNTYLKRFHSFLENFIPEQGDISRKVLFSNQWVYDDLGNWIEVNAAKFTIDNTGNKGYRMDYSGGLDEKSFYLKNGGFFNNYTKKQIIFTRPLTNNKPKIDFNGLP; the protein is encoded by the coding sequence ATGAAATATCCAAAAGTTGCTTTTTCTTTCTTTTTTACAATTCTTATTAGTGTTATATCGACAGCACAGAATTCAAAAATTGAATTATCATTGCCTCTTGGAGGAAATGCATTTAGCTCTTTGCATAATGAAGAAAATCCAACAATCACAAATAACGGAATAGAAAATTGGGCGAATCCGAAAGAGTATTTTACAGCCTACTTCCGAATTTCTAAACCTGGAACATTTACAATTGCTACAGATGAATCGGTTGTTGTTTCTGGAAAATCAGTTTTAGAATTTATTATCAATAATTCATCGAAAAGAGTTAGATACGACGAAACAAAAAAACACTCTCTAATTGTTGGGAATTGGAAAATCTCGGATACAGGTTATGTTGCCATAAAAATAAAAGGAATAAGCAAAACAGCAAATGCTTTTCCTTCTATTTCGGGATTAACAATTAGTAGTACTGATTTCGATGGGAAAATTGCTCTAGTTCCCAATAATGAAGGAAATTTTTATCATTGGGGCAGACGTGGGCCTTCAGTTCATTTAAATTATCAAGTTCCTGAAAATGTAAATGCCGAATGGTATTATAATGAAATAACTGTGCCAGTAGGTCAGGATATTATTGGTTCTTATTATATGGCAAACGGTTTTGGCGAAGGTTATTTTGGAATTCAGGTTAATTCGGATCACGAGCGTAGAATTCTGTTTTCTGTTTGGAGTCCTTTTGCAACCGATAATCCGGAAAGCATACCTGACTCTCAAAAAATCAAGTTGCTGAAAAAAGGAAACAACGTTACGACCGGAGAATTTGGCAATGAAGGTTCTGGAGGACAAAGCTATTTGAAATACAATTGGATTGCTGGTAATACTTATAAATTTTTACTCCATGGTTCGCCCCAAAAAGATAATACGACTATTTATAGCGCCTATTTCTTTGCTCCAGAATTGAATCAATGGCAGTTAATTGCGAGTTTTAATCGCCCGCAAACAAATACATATTTGAAGCGATTTCATTCATTTTTAGAAAATTTCATTCCAGAGCAGGGGGATATATCTCGCAAAGTATTATTTAGTAATCAATGGGTTTACGATGATTTAGGAAATTGGATTGAAGTAAACGCCGCAAAATTTACAATTGATAATACTGGGAATAAAGGGTATCGTATGGATTATTCAGGCGGTTTGGATGAGAAATCATTCTATTTGAAAAACGGAGGTTTCTTTAATAATTACACTAAGAAGCAAATTATTTTCACAAGACCCTTGACTAATAATAAGCCAAAAATTGATTTTAATGGTTTGCCATAA
- a CDS encoding universal stress protein, translating to MKKILFPTDFSEVANNAFIHALEFAKIVNGELLLLHTFELPIVDNQFIPDNYYSIFDSLQLAQFDMFKEEIPKLRELAKQRNLDHIKLSHKLMDGDLIYAIKKVVKEENIDFVVMGTSGATGWESFFIGSNTGAIVTAIDVPVLSVPAEAQFEKIETIGFTTRFREKDKAPLRQVIKIAKKTHAIVKCLYVKTAKSDISEETINQWKTEFENEPVKFSVVKSDVVKDTILDFVSHKNIDILAMITHKRNFFSELFTPSLTQKLSNISIVPILALHEEE from the coding sequence ATGAAAAAGATTTTATTCCCCACCGATTTTTCTGAAGTCGCCAATAATGCTTTTATCCATGCATTAGAATTTGCAAAAATTGTAAATGGAGAACTATTGTTGTTACATACTTTTGAACTGCCCATTGTCGATAATCAATTTATTCCTGACAATTATTATAGTATTTTTGATTCTTTACAATTGGCTCAATTTGACATGTTCAAAGAGGAAATTCCTAAACTTCGTGAACTGGCCAAACAAAGAAACTTAGACCATATTAAATTAAGCCACAAACTCATGGACGGCGATTTAATTTATGCCATCAAGAAAGTTGTCAAAGAAGAAAACATAGATTTTGTCGTAATGGGTACTTCTGGCGCAACAGGTTGGGAATCTTTTTTCATTGGTTCCAATACTGGAGCAATTGTTACTGCTATAGATGTTCCTGTACTTAGTGTACCTGCTGAAGCCCAATTTGAAAAGATTGAAACCATTGGTTTTACCACACGTTTTAGAGAAAAAGACAAAGCGCCATTAAGACAAGTTATCAAAATAGCCAAAAAAACACACGCAATCGTGAAATGTTTGTATGTAAAAACGGCTAAATCAGATATTTCAGAAGAAACGATAAATCAATGGAAAACTGAATTTGAAAACGAACCCGTTAAGTTTTCAGTTGTAAAAAGTGATGTCGTTAAAGATACCATCTTGGATTTTGTTTCCCATAAAAACATCGATATTTTGGCAATGATAACCCATAAACGTAATTTTTTCTCCGAGTTGTTTACCCCAAGCCTGACCCAAAAATTATCCAATATTTCAATTGTACCAATATTAGCACTTCATGAAGAGGAGTGA
- a CDS encoding NUDIX domain-containing protein codes for MKLKKSAGILLYKRVRNQLFVLLVHPSGPFWKNKDRGHWSIPKGEFNDEENAFDSAIREFEEETGTRLEGSFVELSPVKLKLGKIVHAWALEKDIDTNTIESNTFEMEWPPKSGTMHSFLEID; via the coding sequence ATGAAGCTTAAGAAAAGTGCTGGAATCCTTTTGTATAAAAGAGTTCGCAATCAATTGTTTGTCTTGCTAGTACATCCCAGTGGCCCTTTCTGGAAAAATAAAGACAGGGGACATTGGTCAATACCAAAAGGGGAATTTAATGATGAAGAAAATGCATTTGACTCCGCAATCAGAGAATTTGAGGAAGAAACTGGAACGCGATTAGAAGGAAGTTTCGTGGAACTTTCTCCTGTAAAATTAAAATTGGGTAAAATAGTTCATGCATGGGCTCTGGAAAAGGATATAGATACAAATACAATAGAGAGCAATACTTTTGAAATGGAATGGCCACCAAAGTCGGGAACAATGCACAGTTTCCTTGAAATTGACTAA
- a CDS encoding universal stress protein → MKKILFPTDFSEVSKNAFIYALKLADAIHAEIITLHVYELDSPTYLDVSIYLQDIYEYEELSDFENYKDEVPLLRNIAEENSMGHIKISNVLIKGFLVKEVVKLSKKENIDFIVMGTKGVTHLREVFLGTVATKIMNECDATVLAIPEKCSYMPIEKILFNTRFHMDDIEPLKKVVTLANVFHSHIDCLNIKAPHTVYKDDFVVDFKNIFKDQNITFHSVLANDIEGEILSFIEKNKINMVAIHERHRGFFEKIFQVSLSKKLTFHINIPILSVH, encoded by the coding sequence ATGAAAAAAATATTGTTCCCTACAGATTTTTCAGAAGTTTCGAAAAATGCCTTTATTTACGCTTTAAAACTAGCCGATGCCATTCATGCCGAAATTATTACTTTGCACGTTTATGAATTGGATTCGCCTACTTATTTAGATGTTTCCATCTACTTGCAGGATATCTATGAGTACGAAGAGTTAAGTGATTTTGAAAATTATAAAGACGAAGTTCCTCTGTTGCGAAATATTGCCGAAGAAAATAGTATGGGGCATATAAAAATTAGTAACGTTCTTATAAAAGGGTTTTTAGTGAAAGAAGTAGTCAAGCTTTCCAAAAAAGAAAATATAGACTTTATTGTTATGGGAACCAAAGGAGTAACCCATTTGCGGGAAGTGTTTTTGGGAACGGTGGCTACAAAAATAATGAATGAATGCGATGCCACAGTTTTGGCTATTCCCGAAAAATGCAGTTATATGCCTATTGAAAAAATATTGTTCAACACAAGATTCCATATGGACGATATTGAACCGTTAAAAAAAGTAGTGACTTTGGCTAATGTTTTTCACTCTCACATCGATTGTTTGAACATAAAGGCACCACATACAGTCTATAAAGATGATTTTGTGGTCGATTTCAAAAATATTTTCAAAGACCAGAATATTACTTTTCATTCCGTTTTAGCTAACGATATAGAAGGAGAAATTTTAAGCTTTATTGAGAAAAATAAAATAAATATGGTAGCCATTCATGAACGGCATAGAGGTTTCTTCGAAAAAATTTTTCAGGTAAGCCTTAGCAAAAAGCTGACATTTCATATCAATATACCAATTTTGTCCGTTCATTAA
- a CDS encoding DNA-binding protein, which translates to MSTNIRIARIWEFCRNEITAKTTKTQYCSLKCNSRACKARTRQSKITESNKQTEIAQNHNLEIVKTKDFISVNHASLLFGISRKIIYRIFYRGV; encoded by the coding sequence ATGAGTACAAACATTAGGATTGCCCGCATCTGGGAATTCTGCAGAAATGAAATCACAGCCAAAACAACAAAAACGCAGTATTGTTCATTAAAATGCAATAGTAGAGCCTGCAAGGCAAGAACAAGGCAGTCCAAAATTACAGAAAGCAATAAACAGACTGAAATCGCCCAAAATCATAATCTTGAAATAGTGAAAACAAAAGATTTCATTAGCGTGAATCATGCCAGTCTTTTGTTTGGAATTAGTAGAAAAATAATTTACAGAATCTTTTACAGAGGAGTATAA
- a CDS encoding response regulator produces MNKNFIVVDDDSVNNLICRKVIKLVFPEADVLTFTNPEKALLFIKSIYTYSPGKTTIVLLDINMPILSGWDFLEEFEGFDTDVKERLKIYMLSSSTDQLDKDRANENKNVRGYIEKPLSKDSIAKIVF; encoded by the coding sequence ATGAATAAAAATTTTATTGTCGTTGATGATGACTCCGTTAACAACCTTATATGCCGAAAAGTAATTAAGCTCGTTTTTCCTGAAGCAGATGTGTTAACATTTACCAATCCGGAGAAAGCACTCTTATTTATCAAGTCTATTTATACCTATTCCCCTGGAAAGACAACAATAGTACTTCTTGATATTAACATGCCTATACTTTCAGGTTGGGATTTCCTGGAAGAATTTGAGGGTTTTGATACTGATGTAAAAGAGCGACTAAAAATTTATATGCTTTCATCTTCGACTGACCAGCTCGATAAAGATCGTGCAAATGAAAACAAAAATGTACGGGGTTACATTGAAAAGCCTCTAAGCAAGGATAGTATTGCGAAGATAGTATTTTAG